The following DNA comes from Capsicum annuum cultivar UCD-10X-F1 chromosome 7, UCD10Xv1.1, whole genome shotgun sequence.
ATAGAGCATTTCTGACACTGACATACATTTCTCTGAAGATTGCATTTCGATTGCATATAATCCCCATAAATTGTACCTGTTTATTCATAAATAATGATCTTAGGATATCAGCAAGTCAAATCTATCCTTCAGCTGGAAAAAACGACCAAGTAATAATCTGGTTAATTGCAAAATCATTAAATAGCATTCATATATTTTACACCATTTTTAGCAAGTAAAACCCAGAATGTTACCAGAGGTAAAGTAATCACTCCGTAAAGAAGAATTGCTGCTACGGAATTCATTGGGTTGAAGAATACAAGAAGATTGAAGTCGTGAGAGTGAACAGAGAAGAAGAGAAGGCGACGAGCATCTCAAAATAACCCTAGAAAGTTGATGAGCCTTCATAACCCCTTGCATTTTCCTGTGCCAAAACCCTCACAACGGGAGTGACAAGTCTACAACAACAGCTGTTGAACAATTTTGTGTTGTGCCAAACCCTTTGCGGCTGTTTTCCTAAACGTGGTGTTGAGGTAAGAGTGCCATGGCGTCCAACAATTTTCTGTGTTGTTCCAAACAACCCCTTCCTTCATTTTTTTCGGGTCGGGTTGTTCCCACTCTCTCCGTTTATTTTTAGCGTAAGTTATTACATAAATTCAACCATTTATCTCTAATTattctctatttctcttttttgttaaattatgaataatttcttattttactatttttggatataattttgaaattgaattatagaattttgaacttaagaatataacagttaattatttcttttttgctcaaatacataattttaaagtCGAAATGCATAATTTTGATTACTGAGATAAATTCATCTCTCAAAACTATTTGGTCGAACTATATAATGCATTAACCAGATCAAAgaaagatacataattttaatcatgtattcgAAAATTTATGGATTTGTGTATACATCCgattgttttataaaaaaagaatttaggtaattaataaaaaaataaaaattttatgtagtcTATTAAAGATAAATTATGGTGTTAtgcaattttttcttatttttacttgtctCAAGCTATATAAATTTTAACTAACATTTTAAGATGCAAATTTTCATCATATTAAATATGAAAATGGTTGCAACTTACAATATTTTTCGTGTTTTCGATcatctaaattattttaaaatattaaattaatttaaaactacATTCTTTTACAAATATGGGATCTACAAATACAGGAAGGTTATTCATTTCTTtaaagtgtaaacaacataaatcccctagttaatgaaaataattatacaaaatcctttcttgttttctctctcccgtTTTTTGCAAACATACTCATACATCCATccaaatattatacattcgttGAATGTATAATGTACCAGTTAATCTTATATTTAAGGTAAgagaatctttaattattttataattccTTAATTAAAGGCAGTAATTAGCTAACATTAACTCGCTTATGGATAGAAaaagtaactgatatttgaatttcaaaatttttttatacataattttttttgtgtgtgtgaattACGATCTGGAAAGCCAAAAAATAACCACTTTCTTCTACATCCGTTCTTCAATACTACTAAAATCTTCTTCTACATACATTCTTCAATACTACTAAAATTAATATGAATATCCCCGTattgttatgatattttaaaatttgagaatcAGAAATTAGTTATCAGTCATACAAAAGTGATGCAATAGTTATTTTGGAAATTATAACTTTCTTAAAATTGGTTGCTACGATCGCAATGGAATTGGATATAGACGAAGtacgtaaaaaaattaaagttaaatatgtggttgaaggaaattcttctccaattgtcATTAGGAACGAAATAGAGTGAGGGTTTACGTTGAGCTGAAGAAACTATTTTCTGGTTTGGTTAATTTTCCGATTTGTATTTCAACTTTCGACAAATCCAATACCAAAGCGAAACGATCCGAAAAAAAAGGTATGATGTAAAAGTGTCAATTTTATTTGCTGATCCTATAATCTCTAGTAATATGATTTTAGAGGTTTTGAAGAAGTTTCTGTTCTAAAATTGGGTTCTGTGTTTCTGAAGCTCATAAAGTTACGAATGTATAATGTGTTATTATACATTCATGCCaatgtataatgaaactgtgTCAGTCCAAGAAATGTACAGTAATATGATATTAGACATTTTGAAGTAGTTTGTGTTTTATAGTTGGGTTTTGTGTAGTTGAATCAGTAAATTACGAATGtctaatatttgattatacattcggACACATGTATAATGAAAACTGGGGCAGTAACAGGAATTGCATTTTgtccatatatttttatttttaatacttttgtTTAATACGTTGACTCAGTGTAAAAAATTTGATGCAGCTATGTATTGAATTGTCGTAACAAAGGCTGCATGTGGGTCTTGAAGGCGTCTTCTATGAATGAATCGAAAATGTTTGTGATAAAAAAGATTTGAGTTGGAGCATACTTGCAGTCTTAGCGACAGAGTGCTGAATATTTTGGTTGCGACAATAaattttgtgagtgaatttacaGCTCCAAAATTAATCAATCACAAGAGAATACACACCCCCGCGTACATTATTGAAGAGATGAAGGCTGTTTACGGAGTCGatattaactattttatttttagtatatgtttatgtccaaaaaaataaaagaaaggacaCGAGTACTTTTCTTACCTTAAATTGTAGGATTCGTTTGATAGTGAACAAGTTATATTAGGATTATAACAcgagaattaaataatgatgaGATTATTTCGCGGGTATATTACAATACTACAATTTACTCTTATGTCATGGGAATTCAAACTTTATACATGacaaaaaaattcaattgaaattcCTCACTAATAGTAGGTTAAACTacattaattattgtaagttatCTTTACATTATGGGTGTGTTCAGTATCCagcaaattcataaaatattttctaatttttcatgtttgattggttaaaaattttaaaaaatattttctatagaaaACAAGTTTCTTAAAAATATGTAGGGAATTCAAGTTCCACGAGTTCtagaaaatatctttttttacaATATCAAActactaattgattttttttttttcaatatattagATTGTGGTTTATCGATTTCCTTTGAACATCCCTAGTTAACAGTCATATAACCTAAGTAGTTCAAACTTGGATTTATGGGTATCTGCTACGAGTGTGTGTCTTCTTATTCTTCATCACATTAATTTTTGAATTCAAGCATATAAATACGATTGTACATCAAGTTGAATAAAAGGGGCATGAAAAAGAAACGAGGAACTCCGTTCCTTTAATTTCTGACTATGGTTTTTTAGGAAACAAACATCAAGAAATGTACTACTATGTATGTAATGTTTAAAGGTTTGCAAGGTTAAAAATTgctttattatatgtattaaaatatcaattttaacgAATGACGAAATTCGTAACTAAACTCGATCTTTGTTGAAAACATACTTTGAGAATAatgttgtcttttcttattatgtaatttgaatatattttcttgttaGTTGCTATATTTTTTTCACTATCTTCTTCTCCCTTTGTACTTGAAATTGTTGTACTTGAGTTGCGGGCCTCTCAAAAACACCCCCTCTACCTGCACGAGATAGtagtaaggtctgcatacactctatctGCCGTATTTCTCACTACACTTTACCCTCCTTATTCCTTATGAAATTtcattggatatgttgttgtatatagtaatttgaatataaaaaactagattgcattattttatgtttggaaAGTACTTGTTGAAGCATCCTGTTCTTCATGTATTAGGCTATTTGCAATGGGTTGAAAATGGGTTGCTACTTGTGAATTACACCATTCAAAAGTTAATTTTCTACAAATAGAAACCTCGTCACAGTTACAATTAAGaatacaacatatatttagtGTAATTTCATACGCGGAGTGCACCATCAAAAATGAAGATAGAACTTAAACTTCTAGTCCAATACACCATAGGTGTACCTGTTGTAGTTTACTGCAACACAAATTTAActatcaagaaactgaaagagtATAAAGTCAATAACAcgagctctcaacatatcctccaagagTTTGAATGACGCGCTCAGACTGACCATCGGTGTGTTGCTCCTTAGGACCTGTTATATACATGTATGAGGGcaacttatacatttaaaaataaattgaagtaatgtataataaaatcagAACCTAAATAAACAATAGTTACACATGTATGATGGTAACTTATACATCTAAAAAATTATATCAGACCCTAAATAAACAACGGTTATAcctgtatgagggtaacttatacacCTAAAAATTTAAATCAGAACCTTAATTAAGCAACATTTAAACATGCATAAGGGTTACTTATACATGTAACAATTTATATCAGacactaaataaataataaatatacatgtatgagggtaacttatacatctcaaaattagaattaaacattaattaaacaacagatatacatgtatgagggtaacttatacatttaaaaaataaaccgcaataatgtataatgtcataatACTGATTTTCACATTGAAATATGTATGACCTATATGTTTGTCCTAATGTATAATGTTaccttatacaatattaatactTTATAACTGTTTAGATTTTCATAACTGTCaatgtataacatattgaaatatatttcagaATANNNNNNNNNNNNNNNNNNNNNNNNNNNNNNNNNNNNNNNNNNNNNNNNNNNNNNNNNNNNNNNNNNNNNNNNNNNNNNNNNNNNNNNNNNNNNNNNNNNNNNNNNNNNNNNNNNNNNNNNNNNNNNNNNNNNNNNNNNNNNNNNNNNNNNNNNNNNNNNNNNNNNNNNNNNNNNNNNNNNNNNNNNNNNNNNNNNNNNNNNNNNNNNNNNNNNNNNNNNNNNNNNNNNNNNNNNNNNNNNNNNNNNNNNNNNNNNNNNNNNNNNNNNNNNNNNNNNNNNNNNNNNNNNNNNNNNNNNNNNNNNNNNNNNNNNNNNNNNNNNNNNNNNNNNNNNNNNNNNNNNNNNNNNNNNNNNNNNNNNNNNNNNNNNNNNNNNNNNNNNNNNNNNNNNNNNNNNNNNNNNNNNNNNNNNNNNNNNNNNNNNNNNNNNNNNNNNNNNNNNNNNNNNNNNNNNNNNNNNNNNNNNNNNNNNNNNNNNNNNNNNNNNNNNNNNNNNNNNNNNNNNNNNNNNNNNNNNNNNNNNNNNNNNNNNNNNNNNNNNNNNNNNNNNNNNNNNNNNNNNNNNNNNNNNNNNNNNNNNNNNNNNNNNNNNNNNNNNNNNNNNNNNNNNNNNNNNNNNNNNNNNNNNNNNNNNNNNNNNNNNNNNNNNNNNNNNNNNNNNNNNNNNNNNNNNNNNNNNNNNNNNNNNNNNNNNNNNNNNNNNNNNNNNNNNNNNNNNNNNNNNNNNNNNNNNNNNNNNNNNNNNNNNNNNNNNNNNNNNNNNNNNNNNNNNNNNNNNNNNNNNNNNNNNNNNNNNNNNNNNNNNNNNNNNNNNNNNNNNNNNNNNNNNNNNNNNNNNNNNNNNNNNNNNNNNNNNNNNNNNNNNNNNNNNNNNNNNNNNNNNNNNNNNNNNNNNNNNNNNNNNNNNNNNNNNNNNNNNNNNNNNNNNNNNNNNNNNNNNNNNNNNNNNNNNNNNNNNNNNNNNNNNNNNNNNNNNNNNNNNNNNNNNNNNNNNNNNNNNNNNNNNNNNNNNNNNNNNNNNNNNNNNNNNNNNNNNNNNNNNNNNNNNNNNNNNNNNNNNNNNNNNNNNNNNNNNNNNNNNNNNNNNNNNNNNNNNNNNNNNNNNNNNNNNNNNNNNNNNNNNNNNNNNNNNNNNNNNNNNNNNNNNNNNNNNNNNNNNNNNNNNNNNNNNNNNNNNNNNNNNNNNNNNNNNNNNNNNNNNNNNNNNNNNNNNNNNNNNNNNNNNNNNNNNNNNNNNNNNNNNNNNNNNNNNNNNNNNNNNNNNNNNNNNNNNNNNNNNNNNNNNNNNNNNNNNNNNNNNNNNNNNNNNNNNNNNNNNNNNNNNNNNNNNNNNNNNNNNNNNNNNNNNNNNNNNNNNNNNNNNNNNNNNNNNNNNNNNNNNNNNNNNNNNNNNNNNNNNNNNNNNNNNNNNNNNNNNNNNNNNNNNNNNNNNNNNNNNNNNNNNNNNNNNNNNNNNNNNNNNNNNNNNNNNNNNNNNNNNNNNNNNNNNNNNNNNNNNNNNNNNNNNNNNNNNNNNNNNNNNNNNNNNNNNNNNNNNNNNNNNNNNNNNNNNNNNNNNNNNNNNNNNNNNNNNNNNNNNNNNNNNNNNNNNNNNNNNNNNNNNNNNNNNNNNNNNNNNNNNNNNNNNNNNNNNNNNNNNNNNNNNNNNNNNNNNNNNNNNNNNNNNNNNNNNNNNNNNNNNNNNNNNNNNNNNNNNNNNNNNNNNNNNNNNNNNNNNNNNNNNNNNNNNNNNNNNNNNNNNNNNNNNNNNNNNNNNNNNNNNNNNNNNNNNNNNNNNNNNNNNNNNNNNNNNNNNNNNNNNNNNNNNNNNNNNNNNNNNNNNNNNNNNNNNNNNNNNNNNNNNNNNNNNNNNNNNNNNNNNNNNNNNNNNNNNNNNNNNNNNNNNNNNNNNNNNNNNNNNNNNNNNNNNNNNNNNNNNNNNNNNNNNNNNNNNNNNNNNNNNNNNNNNNNNNNNNNNNNNNNNNNNNNNNNNNNNNNNNNNNNNNNNNNNNNNNNNNNNNNNNNNNNNNNNNNNNNNNNNNNNNNNNNNNNNNNNNNNNNNNNNNNNNNNNNNNNNNNNNNNNNNNNNNNNNNNNNNNNNNNNNNNNNNNNNNNNNNNNNNNNNNNNNNNNNNNNNNNNNNNNNNNNNNNNNNNNNNNNNNNNNNNNNNNNNNNNNNNNNNNNNNNNNNNNNNNNNNNNNNNNNNNNNNNNNNNNNNNNNNNNNNNNNNNNNNNNNNNNNNNNNNNNNNNNNNNNNNNNNNNNNNNNNNNNNNNNNNNNNNNNNNNNNNNNNNNNNNNNNNNNNNNNNNNNNNNNNNNNNNNNNNNNNNNNNNNNNNNNNNNNNNNNNNNNNNNNNNNNNNNNNNNNNNNNNNNNNNNNNNNNNNNNNNNNNNNNNNNNNNNNNNNNNNNNNNNNNNNNNNNNNNNNNNNNNNNNNNNNNNNNNNNNNNNNNNNNNNNNNNNNNNNNNNNNNNNNNNNNNNNNNNNNNNNNNNNNNNNNNNNNNNNNNNNNNNNNNNNNNNNNNNNNNNNNNNNNNNNNNNNNNNNNNNNNNNNNNNNNNNNNNNNNNNNNNNNNNNNNNNNNNNNNNNNNNNNNNNNNNNNNNNNNNNNNNNNNNNNNNNNNNNNNNNNNNNNNNNNNNNNNNNNNNNNNNNNNNNNNNNNNNNNNNNNNNNNNNNNNNNNNNNNNNNNNNNNNNNNNNNNNNNNNNNNNNNNNNNNNNNNNNNNNNNNNNNNNNNNNNNNNNNNNNNNNNNNNNNNNNNNNNNNNNNNNNNNNNNNNNNNNNNNNNNNNNNNNNNNNNNNNNNNNNNNNNNNNNNNNNNNNNNNNNNNNNNNNNNNNNNNNNNNNNNNNNNNNNNNNNNNNNNNNNNNNNNNNNNNNNNNNNNNNNNNNNNNNNNNNNNNNNNNNNNNNNNNNNNNNNNNNNNNNNNNNNNNNNNNNNNNNNNNNNNNNNNNNNNNNNNNNNNNNNNNNNNNNNNNNNNNNNNNNNNNNNNNNNNNNNNNNNNNNNNNNNNNNNNNNNNTTTTCATAACTGTCaatgtataacatattgaaatatatttcagaATACGTATATTATACAATAATAGGACAAAATAGCTAAAGTATAAAGTATTATTATACATATGCCAACTTATACAACAACTTAAATCAATACCTTCGGAAGACGCGGTCGACCAGAATCATCAAACTTCTTTTTAGTTGCCGCTTTTGAACTTGACTTCTTCAATCTAGAAGTGGCaacttccttcaatttcttcattgtaacGGGATCGTTTCGGTGCTTTGAACAATTCTCTGCGAAATTTGGATCCTCTTCATCAAATTTACTAGGAACAGATCCAACGggaatatctttttctttttcttttgcatcTAACTGAGTAATTCCTAAACTAAAATTAGGAGGATAATCCATTACCAATTTACACTATATTGATTTAACAATAGTGTTAAATCGAActacaaaacaagaaaatcaaaaatatatgaaaaaaacgaaaaaatcgactgaaaaaaacgaaaaaaatcgAATTACTGAACTTGAATATGATTGCACAATACAGaaatttcatacaaaatcaacatgcaacaaaaaaacaagaaaaaccctgaattggtaaagttgatttttttttttcaaaaaattaatgaagtaaatcataaaaatcaattaaaagcTTGAACACTTACAAGTTGGTAACCTCTAATTAGAGGTTACTTGTATTTTGCCATGATTTAAGGGATTCAAAAATGGAGGAAAGTACGGGTGCCGTAATAGAAGCAATTGGGAGCAAAAATTGGAAGCCAATAACGTGGTTTTAGATGTATAATATTTAAGAGAGAAAATAGAATAAAGGGAATTTATGTAATTAGCTTGGGATTTATATAATTACTTTGCCAAATTGGTATTTAATGTAATAAGGTAActttaccttgtgtatatatatatgtaaattttagttctttGAAACCTAATTTTTTTCTCCAAACACCTATATAACATACTATTCTATTGAAGGCCCACGCTAGTTGAGAAAATGTGCTAACCGTCTCCTTACATGGCCTTTAACAACTTTCTTCCCATTGTTAATTTTGTGGTATAAGAGGCAGACTTTTTCCTGCTCTTGGTTTATCCAATCTGTAACAATTTTGTGGTATAAGCGGCAGACTTTCTCCTGCTGTTGGTTTATCCAATCTTGATCCTCATATCATATTGTTCGTGCTCCAAATGTCAGATTAATCTTCTTCATATCAACCAGGATTACACTCCAAATATCCAATTTTAGACATGCAGGATCGTTGTTGTTCCACATTAGCTGACATGTGGTGTTACCAACTTATATGACCTTGGACAAGTTCACTTCTATCAACTAGCTTTTGAAATTGAGTTGGAATGTAGCTTTTGAAATTGAGTTAGAATGTGCACGTTCATTGCAGATTTGTGTTCCTCCACCTAATTATACGACCATCGTCCACAGCTTCTTTTACTGCTAGCCCACAGCTTGATACGAGAAAATTGAAATGCAAGTTATACATTAGATTTTACTACACAACGGAGCAAATAActagaaagaaaagaaacaagaGAGATATGAAGCAACAAATGGGCCTCTTCTAGTGATATATACATTTCAAATGGGTTATCTATCTTTACATCCCATAACGGCTCAAGCAATCAACTATGAATCAAACTACATATACAACACACTACCCGACCTCTTCTTTTCTTCCACGGTGGAGTAGGAGAGAGACGCCAAGAGACAGAAAGAAGGGGACTGGTGGGGCTCAAAATTACACTGCAGCAAAGGCATTGACCATGATTGCAAACAGCTTTCGATGTGGTTCCAATACATCAGATACCTGAACTCTCTGTTCAAATACAGATCCGGGAGACGCATTCAGGTTATTTCCCACCAAAAAATTCGAGGATCCAATGGGGAAGAAAAGAACTGCAggaaaaattacatgaaatatatTAGATCTACTAATTAAATCTAGCGAGACCAGTAGATTGCAATAAAACATCAAAGTCCATCCAACGGTACATAGTAGATAGGGAAAGGCGACTGCTAAT
Coding sequences within:
- the LOC107876761 gene encoding uncharacterized protein LOC107876761, encoding MDYPPNFSLGITQLDAKEKEKDIPVGSVPSKFDEEDPNFAENCSKHRNDPVTMKKLKEVATSRLKKSSSKAATKKKFDDSGRPRLPKVLRSNTPMVSLSASFKLLEDMLRARVIDFILFQFLDS